In the genome of Arvicola amphibius chromosome 2, mArvAmp1.2, whole genome shotgun sequence, the window TTGTGGTCGCCAACCGTAACACCCAAGAGAGGCAACCCGTTTCAGGATTCTCCCAAGAATTACGTGGTGGTCAAAACCCTGACCTTCAAgtagagcagcagcagcaaaaaggGGCTCGAAGGCCACTGCGACCACCACAACAGCCTCAGGAGCCTCTGCAGCAGTCACAACAATCTCAGGAGCCTCTGCAGCAGTCACAACAGCCTCAGGAGCCTCTGCAGCAGTCACAACAG includes:
- the LOC119806573 gene encoding gliadoralin-A-like, whose amino-acid sequence is MLVVLLTVALLALSSAQRPNEEFVVANRNTQERQPVSGFSQELRGGQNPDLQVEQQQQKGARRPLRPPQQPQEPLQQSQQSQEPLQQSQQPQEPLQQSQQPQKVNEKILS